From Leptospira meyeri:
CTTGTGTGGGGAGAGTTGGTTGTGTTTTGATGGAAACGTTAAAGGTACTTCCTGTAGTGAGAGTCGTTGTAAATTCAAAATTGCCATCAGCATTGACATTGATTGTTTCGGTTCCTGAGTTAAGTCCGATCACAAGTCCTGAGCCAAGGAGGCCAGACACAGTGAAAGAAATTTTGTAAGGTCCTGTATTGACTAAACTTCTTAATTGTAAGAAATCGCTTACTGATTGCATCAGTCCCTTGGACAAACTGGGAATACATGCCTGGAATAAAAATATGGGAACAAGGACTGCGGTCCTAAAAAATTTGGCAGGCGACATCATTTCTCTATTCTATACAACAATTGAAGGGTGGAAACATTGTCATTTTGTTTCCGTCTAATTTGCTAAAAGTAGGATAAAAACTGTGGATTTTAGTTTTTCTTATTACATCGGGCTTTCTGGAATCATGGTATTTACTATATCTGGGGCACTGGCTGCTCTGGAGCATAAAGACCATCACCATGATTTATTCAGCGTATTTTTTACTGGATTCATCACTGCCATCGGTGGAGGAACTTTAAGAGACATCACTTTAGGAAATTATCCAGTTTCATGGGTAAGGGATGAGAATATCCTTTGGGCCATATTTGTTGGCTTTTTACTAGTGATCCTTTTGCCAGGGATTTTGGCAAAATTAAGAGATGAATTGTTTTTATTCGATACTTTAGGGATTGGAATTTATACAGTCCTCGGAACAAGAATTGCTTTAGACCACGGTGTTAATTTTTTTGCCTCCGCACTTCTTGGAATGATTTCTGCTATTTTCGGAGGAGTCATTCGAGACACACTGATGAATGAAGTCCCATTTATTTTTCGGAAAGAAATATACGCTACTGCTTGTTTGGTGGGATCTGTTTTGTATATCGTTTTAAATGAATGGAATTTAGATGCCAATTGGAATTTAGTAATCTCCGCAACAGTCGTTGTTGGAATCAGAGTCGTAGCTGTTCGTTATAATTTGGGTCTTCCTAAGATCAAAATATTTGATTAATTAGTACGCAAACGTAGTAAAATAACGGATTAAACACATCTTTGTTTTCGTACTTACCGCAAGAATTTTAAGGTTTCGCTATTTTATTGTTAAACGCTTGCGCTAGCAAAATATTTCCTTTCAATGGAGTTGGAATGTCGTCATTCATAATGACTTAGGGAATTCCCTTCCGATACTCCTTCACCATTTGAGGTATTATGGCAAGTCCAAAGGCTGTCACATTAGAATACAAACAAGACTTAGGTCTTCATTCGAATATTGATGATATCAATCATCCCATTGTAGAAAATGCCCCATTTCACTTTAAGTTTTTTCAAATTACAGATGAAGTAGAGAATACTTTATTTCAAGTGTTAGATCGATTTTTGTTACAACTTGATCTAATCATTGTTAGAGATTCTGTTTTAGCCGCAATGAAAGAAACCGTGACTAACGCAATTAAGGCAAATGCAAAACGTGTGTTTTTTAAAAATAGGGCAAGTAATATCGAAGATCAAAATGAATATGAAGCTGGTATTGCCGAATTTAAAAAAACATATCTAGAAAATCGAGAAATCATTGAAGACTCTCTTCAAAGAAATAATTTTGGTGTTTTCGTTTCCTTTATACATAACAAGAGTTTGATGCGTATTCGGATCATGAATAATGTACAGCTCACTCCAGCAGAATCAGCAAGAATCAAAGAAAGAATCGATAAGGCAAAAACATATAACGATTTGGCTGATGCTTTCGTGGACATGTCAAACGAACAGGAAGGTGCTGGTCTTGGATTGATTATGACACTTATGATGTTACGTAATGACGGATTGGGTGACTCAGCATTTAAATTTGAGTCAAGCGAAAACAAAACAGTTTTTATGATTGATATCCCGTCTAAAGTTTCCAAAGAAAACCAACAGTTGGAAAAAATAGACAATATAGTTTCACAAATTGATAATCTCCCTACTTTCCCGAAAGCAATTAAGGATATCCAGGAAGCCATTGATAAACCAAACTCAAGTATTGGAACGATTGCGGAGATGATTAAAAAAGACATCGCACTTTCTGCCAATATTTTAAAACTTTCGAATTCGGCTGCATTTCGTCGCGGGGGAAGAGTTGAAAGTTTAGATCGCGCAATCCAACTCATTGGACTAAAAGAACTACAAACATTGCTTTATAGTTTGGGAACAAAACAAATGTTAGAGGATAAGTTCCCTGCATTTACCGCAATTTGGGAAAAATCAAACGAATCTGCTTTTTATTGTAAAGCAATTGGGCAAAAAATGGGTATGAACAAAGCAGACCTTAGCAATTTGATTGCGGCATCGCTTTTACATGATATAGGGGAAATTTTGCTTTTATCTTTCGACAAACAACATATGTCAAAAATTAAAACCTATTCCAATTCGAGAGAAATTGCATCTACTATCAGTATGGAAGAATCTGCCATTGGTATCACACATTCAAAGTTAGGTGCAATGGTTGGCGAAAAATGGAATTTCCCAATTCTTTATACAAAAGCAATGGAATTTCACCATCGCCCTCTGCTTGCAGACGATGTTTATGCAGATATTGTATTTCCCATTTATTTGAGTGATATGATGATTTCCATCAATGCAAAAGAAGCAAAATCATCGGAGATTCCAGCTGAGATTCTCAAACTTTGTAAGTTTCAATCTAAATCTGAATTTGATTCTTTTCGGACAAAAATTAGAGAACAGTTTTTATCTTATTAAGAATCTTTAGATCATTTTAATCCATTCTTTGATTTTCTATATAGATTGTACCTGGATTGGAATTCTTGGTATCTTGGAATGGAGACCGCCTGAACATAAGATTGGTTTGGGTTTGATTTGATAAAATTTTGGTGATACAGTTCTGCCTGGTAAAATTCTTTTAGTTCTTGGTATTCAGTGACAATTGGATTTTTCCAAATTTGTTTTTTCTCTATTTCCTTTTGAATCGATTTTGCTATTTTTAATTCCAAATCTGAAGAGTAGAATAAAATCGATCGGTAAGAAGACCCTTCATCTGGTCCCTGTCGATTAAAAGTAGTGGGATCGTGTGAAAGAAAAAAGATTCTGCATAATTCCGCATAATCGATCTTAGATGGATCATAATATACAAGGACTGTTTCGGCGTGTCCTGTGGTTTCGGTGTTTACTAATTCATAATTAGGGTTTTTTGTGTGTCCACCGGCATAACCCGAGATCACTTCTGTGACACCGGGAATAGATTCAAAAATATGTTCTGAACACCAAAAACAACCTTCCGCAAAGGCTGCAATTTTTTGACCTTCTTTTGGCTGTAAAGCTAGTTTTTGGATCTCTGTTGTTTTGTCAGAAAAAAGTTGGCAATGGAGTTGAAGAAAGGCAAACAAAAAGACAAATGCCAAAATCGAAAGAGGTAGGGTCCGAAATATTTTTGTAACTGATTGCATACCATATTAGATTGCCAATCATTTAAGAATCAGAAGAAAAAGTTATGGAGGAGTGACGTCTTTTTCTTCTGGAAATGGGGTTTGGTTGGGATTTGACCTTCTGGGGATTCCGCCACTTTGGTATACGAAGATACCTTTTGACCCGGAAAAACTTGCCATTGGTTTGTAAAAATTTTGTTTGATAAAGTAACCAAAAATGGTCACGGAAAGGGAAAGAGTATAAATCCAGGTTTCAGAATGACCACCATATCCAAAAACGAAGGAACCGGAAAGTATGAGTGTCTGACTCAGTAACCAAACAGTAGTTCGGTTGATGAGGAAATGATACCAACCAATTTCTGTGATTTGGTTTCGAATGCCCTGCAATAAAATCCCTACAACTGGAATTCGAAGTAAAAAACCCAAGAGCCCAAAGACCACAATAAAGATTAGGAGTAACCAAAAGGAAGAGAACACAAGGTTCCACCAAAAAAGGAATTGGAGCGGAGCAATGAGTCCTGTCGGCCAAGAAAAGTTAGCGGAAAAAAAGGAGATGAGAATCCAAAAGAATGTGAGATAAAAACCGAACACGAGTGAATGGAAACTGAAAACCAGTGTTCCTGCAAGGAAAAATTTATTTCATTCTTATTTCGGAAAAAAAATCATTTTAAGGCCAACGATTACGGTAAAGATTCCAAAAAATCGAGACAGAGTGGTGGTATCAATTTTGGCTGCCATCCCTGCGCCAAAAATACTTCCGAGAATAAATCCTGCACTGATAAAAGCTGCAGCAAAGAGATTGGTTTCTCCTCGCGTATAATAAATATAAGCTGCAACAATTCCAATGGGGGGAACCATAGCAGCCAGAGTGGTTCCTTGTGCTAGTTTTTGATTAAAGTCAAAAAAATAAACAAGTGCCGGGACAAGGAGGATTCCGCCTCCAATTCCCACAAGCCCACCAAGAATTCCTGCACCTACACCTAACAATAAAAATAAAATTCCTAAGCTCATGATACTTTCCCACAGGCACGATTGGCAGGCACTGCTTCATGAATTTTTTTTGGTTCAGGGAGGTTCAAATTTTCCATAATTTCTTTAAACTCTTGGAGAGATTTCCCGGCGATTCTAGGATTCAATAGTTTTTCCTCACCAATGGTTGTGGAAAGAAATCCTTTGTAATCATGTCCGGGTAGAACGATTGTTTCATCTGGTAAGGAAAAAAGTTTTTTTGTGATAGAGTTGTACAATTCATCAGCACTCCCACCTTGGAAGTCGGTTCGCCCGCAACCACGAACAAAAAGTGCATCTCCAGAAAAGAGATACAATCCATTTAACAAAAGAGATATGGAACAAGGTGTATGACCGGGTGTATGAATGACTAAAAACTTGAGATTCCCAACATAAAATGAATCTCCATCTTTTAAAAATTTTGAGGCGCAAACGGCACCAGAGTTTTCTGAAGCATAAGATTCACAATTGGTTTTGTCCCTCAAATTCCCCGCAGAGGTGATATGATCTGCATGCATATGTGTTTCTACAGTAAGTGATAAACTATACCCAAGTTCCTGGATATAGTTTAGATCTCTTTCTAATCGTTCCAGTACAGGATCAACAAGAACGGATTGTTTGGATTTTTGATCGAGGATTAGGTAAGTCCAAGTCCCTGATTCTAAATCATAAAGTGGCCGGATTTCTAAATTTTCTTTTGTATTGGTTATCATATTAGAAACATCTCTCCTTTTGGTACAAATACAGTGGATTCCCAAAATTTAGGGATTGGAATGGTTTTAATACCATACCCCCTATAGTATATAGATTCTGTTGACGAAAAATTCGGCAACTAGAAATTGGGGAAAAAGGAGAAAGTATGAAATCTTTCCTAATTTTCGGAGTCATCGTTGGATTCCTTTTTGTTTTTGTAAAACGCATCCAATCCAAAGGAGAAAAAGATATGGTAAAACAATGGATTCAAGATGGGGCTGTTGTTGTTGATGTGCGAACCCAGTCAGAATTTGCGGAAGGTCATTATGCTGGTGCGATGAATATTCCTGTGGATGTTCTTCCGAACCAAATCAATCGATTAAAAGACAAAGGAGCAAAAATCATTGTTTATTGTCGATCTGGCGCAAGGAGCGAAAGAGCAAAACAAATCTTACAATCTAGTGGATATTCCTCTGTTTTAAATGCAGGTGGTCTTTCTGATATGCCATAGACTGCTATCGATTTGATTATTACGATACTGCACCGGTAGGAATTTTTGATTTATATCGGTGTAAAGTATACAAGTCAGAAAGTCTGCTTTGGTCTTCGAGTGAAAGTTCCAAAAATTCAGCTCCCATATGGTATTTATGAAAGCCAAATTCCTCTTTTCTGACTACTTTGATCTTTGCATTGATTTCTTGGTTTGTATCTGATTCACGAAGTTTGACATCGAAAGATTCGTTTAACATGATGTCATCTTCCGTATCAAAGGCGATTCCTGTCACAGAAATATTTTTAGAAATGGTTTTGAGAGTTTTATCTGGTAGGATAAAAAGAAGTTCAAGGTTGGCATCAAAACGCAAACTACTTCTTTTTTCATTGGAATAAGCCACAATTTGATTTTTGCCGGAATATTTGGCAGTATACAGGGCCCGGTCTGCTAAGTCATACATCTCTTCGCAAGTTTTGACTTTTTCAGGATAAGATACAATCCCTCCACTGAGTGTCACAGACTTCCCGCTTAATTGGATGGTGCGGCAAGCTTCCAAAAGTTTTTCTGATGCAATGAGTGCTTGTTCTTCATTTGTTTGTGGAAAAATCACAGCAAACTCTTCCCCACCAATGCGACAAGCTGTGTCTTCCATTCGTAAACAAGATGTGATCTGTTTTGCAACCTTTGCTAAAATCTCATCACCTGTGGTATGACCATAGGTATCATTGATTTTTTTGAAATCATCAATGTCAATGATGAGAAGTGTAAGGTTTTGGTTGTATCTAGTTGATTGTTTGAATTCGCGAATGAGTGAGGTTTCGAAATGCCTACGATTGTATAATCTCGTTAGCTCATCAACTAATATCAGTTTTTCGGTATCAGCAAAGAGTTTCATCTCTATCGTTTTAGGATTTTTGATTTTTGGATTGATGTTGGTAAAATAATCAAATAAAGCAACGCGAAAACCCACTTGGCGGCCCATACATTGATTGAGTTTTGTCTGGTTTTGGATGATTTCTGACCAAATGGATTCAGACTCATTTTCCGGAATTTCCAGTGATGTCAGAACTTTTAAAATCGCAGAATAAATTTGTGAATCTTCTAAATGATACGCAGTAAGGTCTTTGATTTTTTGGAATAGAAACTCTTCATGATTTGGATTTTCTTCCAAAATGGCCATGATGGTATCTTCGATTCTTTGACCGGGGCGGTTCGTTGCATTGGGTTTTAACATAGCACGCTAAAGGTTATCAATTTATTTCCTACGATTACCCAAAGTTTTAGAAAAGGCACCTGTTGTAAAGACAGGTTTTATCTCTAAAACTTTGTTCAGAATAGAGGGAAATCCCTTAGTTTGAAGTTAGCTGTTTGGACTGGGTATGGATGGCATTGATCTCCTCATAAAGGAGTTGGACCGAATCTGCAAGTTTTTGCGTGGTTTCGTCGATGACAGTCACCGCATGATTGATTTCTTTACTGCCAGACATCTGTTCTTGTGCAATCACACCAATTTGTTCCGATAAGACATGTAATTCAGAAAAAGTAAGTCTCAGTTGTGAATTTAAGTTTTCTTGTTCCGTGACATGACCTTCTAAACTTAAAATTTCGCTTTCGATTCGAAGTAATTCTTGGTTCTGGCTCTCGACCTGGGTTTTTACTTCTTTTGAATATCTTGTTCCTTCACTGATTTTGATGCCTGCATCTTTTACAATTTTAGCAATGGTACCTGCATTGGATTGAGAACGTTCCGCAAGTTTAGCAACTTCTTGTGCTACGACTGCAAATCCACGTCCATGTTCTCCCGCCCTTGCTGCTTCAATAGATGCATTTAACGCTAGCAAGTTGGTTTGGTCGGCAATTTCTGACATCATTTGGTTGATTTCTTCTACTTTGGAAAATGCTTGGTTTAGTTCTGAGTAGATGCTATTGAGTTCTTCAGAGGAAATTTTTACTTTTTTGCTAAAATCAGCAGAGAGGCTTACATCCTTTGCGATTTGTGTGGTTTTGGTTTTTACATTTTCACTAATATTTTGAAGAGATAAAAAGTTTTGATCTACAATTTTGACACGAGCCACTTGGTCTTCCACCAAGTTTGCAGAACTAATTGCCGACGAAGAAAGTTCTTCTACAGAAGCAGAGATTTCCTCCACAGATGCTGCTTGGTTTTGGGACTGGTTGTGTAGTTCGTCTGACATGGATTGTAGTGTATCGACAGAAGCGGCCAAAGTATTGGCTGATTGTTCCAATTGGATGGATTTGTTTGAAATAAAGTTTTGTTTTTCTAAAGTTTCTTTGAGTTTTGTTTTGAGGTCGGATTGCATCTCACGGATCAGTGCCACCACGAACCGCAAACTAAAAATAACTCCAAAGAAAAAAATAACTTTTTGCACCTCTGTGGCAACGATGATATGGTTGGCTCTTAACATATCAGGACTAGGTTTGCCGACAAGGGCCGCACCTAGTTTTGCCGATAAATAAATACCACCTAAGTAAAGACAAGTGGAAATGATTCCAACAACCATCACAAGTTTAGATTCGAAAAGAAAACTGGAATATATCGCAATGAACACAAAGATAATGTAAAAGATACCAGCATTGATTGTATTACTTGCATCACCTTTTGTATAATTATTATAAATGTCCAAATAAAAGAAACTAACCAAAATGAGTAGATCGATGAAGATAATGGTGAAAGCCCAAGGTTTTTTAATTTCTTTATCTTTCCTTAAATAATGTCCTGGAATGATTCCATTCAGTAAAAAGATAAGAGAACCAATAAAATTTGGTATAAAACTTTTGGTGGCAACGTTGGCAGCAACTCCCAAAAGAAACACCGCACTCAATCCGTACTTTGTGTACACAATGAGTGAAACCCCTTTTCGAAAGAGAGTCCTTTCAAATAGGCTGATTTCGTTTGTTTCTGCGGACATTCCCTAGTCTCCTTACTGAATGTTCGAGGTGGCGATTCCCGTAGAAATCACCACACATCCAGTTCTACTGTAACAAGATTTATACTCTCTTTGACGATAAAAAATCTATATTTTCATTCTGATTCAAAAACTTGCAGTCACGAATATTTTGAACGATCTTTCTCTGTTTGCTTAGAAAGAGATTAAGTATCAATTAATGATGTGAAGATTATCTTTTCCCAATCAGAATTTCTTCTAAGGCCATGGCTTCTAGAATTTTTCCTCCACGTTCATTCAAATGAATGGCATCGGTTAAATAATAATATCCATTAGAATCACCTAAATCATCCCAACTAGCAGTCGTGGAATAGTATTTCAAAATTGTCCAATACATCCCCCAAGTGCTTTGGCGATAAGGTTTCCGAAGACTCTGATTGGATTCCTCCAGTCCTTTGGCTAAAGTTTCATGAAGAGGTTTGTAAATTGCTTTTTCTTTGGTCACCACTTCCTTTGTGAGTTCAGCGAATCGTTTTGATCTTTGGAATGGAATGGAGTTTGGGTCCTCTCCCAAAACGGGCGGGGAAAAAACAATGAGTTTGGCCTTAGTTTCTTTTCGGATTGTTTGAATGATTTTTGTTAGGTTGCGAACAAAACTTTCTTCTGTTACTGGATCTTTTAATTTCCAAAGATTAGCATAACGATTGTATTCCTCTTCCGAAAGTGTGGCTTTTAAATCGTTGGTTCCAATCAGAAGGAAAACAAAATCTGGATTGAGCTGTTTTAAATTATCAAGTTGTTCGAGAATTTGTACCGTCAAACGACTATTAATTCCTTCGTTGATGACTTGGTAATCCACTAAAGAAGGATGTTTTGCAATAGAAGCAACATAATCATAACTGACTCGACCATGAGTGATGCTATCTCCTAGAAAAACAATATTTGAACTTTTGTTTGGTTTCGTTTCAAGTGCCGCCTTGAGATTGTTTGTCGGCACTTTTGTGGCTTGAAAAATGACACAGGATTCAAAGACAAAAAACA
This genomic window contains:
- a CDS encoding trimeric intracellular cation channel family protein, which encodes MDFSFSYYIGLSGIMVFTISGALAALEHKDHHHDLFSVFFTGFITAIGGGTLRDITLGNYPVSWVRDENILWAIFVGFLLVILLPGILAKLRDELFLFDTLGIGIYTVLGTRIALDHGVNFFASALLGMISAIFGGVIRDTLMNEVPFIFRKEIYATACLVGSVLYIVLNEWNLDANWNLVISATVVVGIRVVAVRYNLGLPKIKIFD
- a CDS encoding HDOD domain-containing protein, which translates into the protein MASPKAVTLEYKQDLGLHSNIDDINHPIVENAPFHFKFFQITDEVENTLFQVLDRFLLQLDLIIVRDSVLAAMKETVTNAIKANAKRVFFKNRASNIEDQNEYEAGIAEFKKTYLENREIIEDSLQRNNFGVFVSFIHNKSLMRIRIMNNVQLTPAESARIKERIDKAKTYNDLADAFVDMSNEQEGAGLGLIMTLMMLRNDGLGDSAFKFESSENKTVFMIDIPSKVSKENQQLEKIDNIVSQIDNLPTFPKAIKDIQEAIDKPNSSIGTIAEMIKKDIALSANILKLSNSAAFRRGGRVESLDRAIQLIGLKELQTLLYSLGTKQMLEDKFPAFTAIWEKSNESAFYCKAIGQKMGMNKADLSNLIAASLLHDIGEILLLSFDKQHMSKIKTYSNSREIASTISMEESAIGITHSKLGAMVGEKWNFPILYTKAMEFHHRPLLADDVYADIVFPIYLSDMMISINAKEAKSSEIPAEILKLCKFQSKSEFDSFRTKIREQFLSY
- the msrA gene encoding peptide-methionine (S)-S-oxide reductase MsrA; its protein translation is MQSVTKIFRTLPLSILAFVFLFAFLQLHCQLFSDKTTEIQKLALQPKEGQKIAAFAEGCFWCSEHIFESIPGVTEVISGYAGGHTKNPNYELVNTETTGHAETVLVYYDPSKIDYAELCRIFFLSHDPTTFNRQGPDEGSSYRSILFYSSDLELKIAKSIQKEIEKKQIWKNPIVTEYQELKEFYQAELYHQNFIKSNPNQSYVQAVSIPRYQEFQSRYNLYRKSKNGLK
- a CDS encoding TSUP family transporter, encoding MSLGILFLLLGVGAGILGGLVGIGGGILLVPALVYFFDFNQKLAQGTTLAAMVPPIGIVAAYIYYTRGETNLFAAAFISAGFILGSIFGAGMAAKIDTTTLSRFFGIFTVIVGLKMIFFPK
- a CDS encoding MBL fold metallo-hydrolase, which encodes MITNTKENLEIRPLYDLESGTWTYLILDQKSKQSVLVDPVLERLERDLNYIQELGYSLSLTVETHMHADHITSAGNLRDKTNCESYASENSGAVCASKFLKDGDSFYVGNLKFLVIHTPGHTPCSISLLLNGLYLFSGDALFVRGCGRTDFQGGSADELYNSITKKLFSLPDETIVLPGHDYKGFLSTTIGEEKLLNPRIAGKSLQEFKEIMENLNLPEPKKIHEAVPANRACGKVS
- a CDS encoding rhodanese-like domain-containing protein gives rise to the protein MKSFLIFGVIVGFLFVFVKRIQSKGEKDMVKQWIQDGAVVVDVRTQSEFAEGHYAGAMNIPVDVLPNQINRLKDKGAKIIVYCRSGARSERAKQILQSSGYSSVLNAGGLSDMP
- a CDS encoding diguanylate cyclase; amino-acid sequence: MLKPNATNRPGQRIEDTIMAILEENPNHEEFLFQKIKDLTAYHLEDSQIYSAILKVLTSLEIPENESESIWSEIIQNQTKLNQCMGRQVGFRVALFDYFTNINPKIKNPKTIEMKLFADTEKLILVDELTRLYNRRHFETSLIREFKQSTRYNQNLTLLIIDIDDFKKINDTYGHTTGDEILAKVAKQITSCLRMEDTACRIGGEEFAVIFPQTNEEQALIASEKLLEACRTIQLSGKSVTLSGGIVSYPEKVKTCEEMYDLADRALYTAKYSGKNQIVAYSNEKRSSLRFDANLELLFILPDKTLKTISKNISVTGIAFDTEDDIMLNESFDVKLRESDTNQEINAKIKVVRKEEFGFHKYHMGAEFLELSLEDQSRLSDLYTLHRYKSKIPTGAVS
- a CDS encoding methyl-accepting chemotaxis protein, with the translated sequence MSAETNEISLFERTLFRKGVSLIVYTKYGLSAVFLLGVAANVATKSFIPNFIGSLIFLLNGIIPGHYLRKDKEIKKPWAFTIIFIDLLILVSFFYLDIYNNYTKGDASNTINAGIFYIIFVFIAIYSSFLFESKLVMVVGIISTCLYLGGIYLSAKLGAALVGKPSPDMLRANHIIVATEVQKVIFFFGVIFSLRFVVALIREMQSDLKTKLKETLEKQNFISNKSIQLEQSANTLAASVDTLQSMSDELHNQSQNQAASVEEISASVEELSSSAISSANLVEDQVARVKIVDQNFLSLQNISENVKTKTTQIAKDVSLSADFSKKVKISSEELNSIYSELNQAFSKVEEINQMMSEIADQTNLLALNASIEAARAGEHGRGFAVVAQEVAKLAERSQSNAGTIAKIVKDAGIKISEGTRYSKEVKTQVESQNQELLRIESEILSLEGHVTEQENLNSQLRLTFSELHVLSEQIGVIAQEQMSGSKEINHAVTVIDETTQKLADSVQLLYEEINAIHTQSKQLTSN
- a CDS encoding SGNH/GDSL hydrolase family protein, with amino-acid sequence MKHLKKLWILLFFVFESCVIFQATKVPTNNLKAALETKPNKSSNIVFLGDSITHGRVSYDYVASIAKHPSLVDYQVINEGINSRLTVQILEQLDNLKQLNPDFVFLLIGTNDLKATLSEEEYNRYANLWKLKDPVTEESFVRNLTKIIQTIRKETKAKLIVFSPPVLGEDPNSIPFQRSKRFAELTKEVVTKEKAIYKPLHETLAKGLEESNQSLRKPYRQSTWGMYWTILKYYSTTASWDDLGDSNGYYYLTDAIHLNERGGKILEAMALEEILIGKR